One genomic segment of Bacteroidales bacterium includes these proteins:
- a CDS encoding HAD-IA family hydrolase gives MIKGVIFDMDGVLVDSEQYICEAAIEMFKRKGLTVQPEDFKPFVGQGENAYIGKVAEKYNFPVDIDEVKALTYQIYGEITEGKLEPLPGVFDFMKKIRDRGLKSAVATSADEVKMEINLKNIGIPKESFTATVNGLEVEHKKPAPDIFQSAAQKMGLNPEDCLVVEDAVSGVEAAKRAGARCLALTTSFSAEDLNKADWQAANLAEAPDEVLEW, from the coding sequence ATGATCAAAGGAGTTATATTCGACATGGACGGCGTCCTGGTGGACTCGGAACAATACATCTGCGAGGCAGCCATAGAAATGTTCAAACGCAAAGGCCTTACCGTACAACCGGAGGATTTTAAACCTTTTGTCGGGCAGGGCGAAAACGCCTATATCGGGAAGGTGGCGGAAAAATACAACTTTCCTGTTGACATTGATGAGGTCAAGGCCCTGACCTATCAGATATACGGGGAGATCACCGAAGGAAAGCTGGAACCGCTGCCGGGCGTATTTGATTTTATGAAAAAGATCCGTGACAGGGGCTTAAAATCAGCCGTTGCCACCAGTGCCGATGAGGTGAAAATGGAGATCAACCTCAAAAATATCGGCATTCCCAAAGAATCGTTCACCGCCACTGTCAACGGGCTGGAAGTGGAACACAAAAAACCGGCGCCCGATATCTTCCAGTCAGCCGCCCAAAAGATGGGGCTGAACCCCGAAGATTGCCTGGTGGTGGAAGATGCCGTCAGCGGGGTAGAGGCTGCCAAAAGAGCCGGAGCCAGGTGCCTGGCCTTAACTACCTCCTTCAGCGCTGAAGATCTTAACAAAGCCGACTGGCAAGCCGCTAACCTTGCCGAAGCACCCGATGAGGTCCTGGAATGGTGA